Proteins encoded together in one Ciona intestinalis chromosome 1, KH, whole genome shotgun sequence window:
- the LOC100176377 gene encoding uncharacterized protein LOC100176377, whose product MVVCESRHFQGKNRECLFFFERQGKTDIRIFDFKSEQLIYKNSSPICFRIGASVITSGRLILLLGGLLPEDNYSSVCSFVDIYDNDATHFKKPWKRGKNMNVPRKDFAAVNYNNRIYCFGGFDSHNIAILNGEYMNTADGVWTMLTNKIPLPLRDATACCVGDHIAVYDSWSKGRIRTMNVHTEEWEVWTENEDENMLLQGKGFLFTSS is encoded by the exons ATGGTGGTTTGTGAATCTAGACATTTTCAAG GTAAAAACCGggaatgtttgtttttctttgaaaGACAAGGCAAAACTGACATTCggatatttgattttaaatcagAGCAACTCATTTATAAGAACAGCAGCCCCATTTGTTTCCGCATTGGAGCTTCGGTTATCACCAGTGGCC GTCTCATATTATTACTAGGAGGCTTGCTACCCGAGGATAACTATTCATCAG TTTGCAGTTTTGTTGATATCTATGACAATGATGCTACACATTTTAAGAAACCATGGAAGAGAGGAAAAAACATGAATGTACCTAGAAAGGACTTTGCAGCAGTGAATTATAACAATCGCATCTATTGCTTTG GCGGATTTGATTCACACAACATTGCAATACTCAACGGTGAATACATGAACACTGCTGATGGAGTGTGGACAatgttaacaaacaaaattccaCTTCCATTACGTGATGCTACTGCCTGTTGTGTGGGTGACCACATTGCAGTATATGACAG cTGGAGCAAAGGAAGGATACGAACAATGAATGTTCACACTGAAGAGTGGGAGGTGTGGACAGAGAATGAAGATGAGAATATGCTTCTACAAGGCAAAGGATTTCTGTTTACTTCAAGTTGA
- the LOC108950450 gene encoding uncharacterized protein LOC108950450, whose product MKVIYAGYSKTGTKSMTAAFMELNYKTFDWLENSYYLGRDWRRIIKEGGTVEDFRRMYEGVDAVVDAPCNLFWKELLEAFPEAKIVFAMRDEETLLKSLVNQIRTAENNTMYTIMQMLSPSGWNHFTFTESTLQLVISAKRSWPWSKFQLSPLVMGRNYRTHNEYLLQNAPKDKLLIFNMKEGWEPLCEFLGEKVPNKPFPHANIGASLIKDYMENHPIMMRMMRETMFSLGVLTLIGAYGGYKVYQNPASIKGWINAAMTRFKFW is encoded by the exons ATGAAGGTAATATACGCTGGATACAGTAAAACTGGCACAAAGAGTATGACAGCTGCATTTATGGAACtaaactataaaacatttgACTGGCTTGAGAATTCTTACTACCTTGGTAGAGATTGGAGAAGGATAATCAAAGAAGGAGGAACAGTGGAAGATTTTAGAAGAATGTACGAAGGTGTGGATGCTGTAGTTGATGCACCTTGTAATCTTTTCTGGAAAGAACTACTGGAAGCCTTTCCAGAAGCAAAG ATTGTATTTGCTATGCGGGACGAAGAGACTTTGCTCAAAAGCTTGGTAAATCAAATAAGAACAGCAGAGAATAATACGATGTACACTATCATGCAAATGCTTTCACCGTCAGGATGGaatcattttacttttacagaaTCAACGT TACAACTTGTGATATCTGCAAAACGAAGTTGGCCCTGGTCTAAGTTTCAACTTAGTCCGCTTGTCATGGGACGAAACTACAGAACACACAATGAGTACCTACTACAG AACGCTCCGAAGGATAAACTATTAATTTTCAACATGAAAGAAGGCTGGGAACCTCTCTGTGAATTCCTGGGAGAGAAAGTTCCAAACAAACCTTTTCCTCATGCTAATATTGGAGCCTCGCTTATAAAAGATTACATGGAAAATCACCCCATTATGATGAGAATGATGCGAGAAACGATGTTTTCTCTCGGAGTTCTTACTCTCATTGGGGCGTATGGTGGGTACAAGGTTTACCAAAACCCAGCAAGTATAAAAGGTTGGATCAACGCAGCAATGACAAGGTTCAAGTTCTGGTGA
- the LOC100178698 gene encoding uncharacterized protein LOC100178698, which translates to MKVIYAGYSKTGTKTMGAVFREFGYNTYDWLENCYYIGEDWKRIIKEGGTVDDFRRMYKGVDAVVDGPSYAFWEELSLAFPEAKLIFCVRNEQEWLRSMINQLKQLDCDWLFKIFQVFSYTGWKYFSFSQIAEPIVVSPRQRRWPWTKYEKNPVVLKQLYRNHNASFLQNAPKDKLLIYNFGDGWGPICEFLGEKVPDKPFPHANKEASLVKDWMQSNPVMKRMMRETMFSLGVLTLIGAYGGYKVYQNPASIRGWINAAMTRFKL; encoded by the exons ATGAAGGTTATTTATGCTGGTTATAGTAAAACTGGAACTAAAACCATGGGAGCGGTATTTCGTGAGTTTGGCTACAACACTTATGACTGGCTTGAAAACTGCTACTATATTGGCGAAGACTGGAAAAGAATAATCAAAGAAGGAGGAACAGTGGACGATTTTAGAAGAATGTACAAAGGTGTGGATGCTGTAGTTGATGGACCTAGTTATGCGTTTTGGGAAGAATTGTCTCTTGCTTTTCCCGAAGCAAAG ctTATCTTTTGTGTGAGAAATGAACAGGAATGGTTAAGAAGTATGATAAACCAACTCAAGCAACTTGACTGCGATTGgttgttcaaaatatttcaggtgttttcttatacaggGTGGAAATATTTTTCCTTCAGTCAAATAGCAG AACCAATCGTTGTTTCACCACGACAACGTAGGTGGCCTTGGACAAAGTACGAGAAGAATCCAGTGGTATTAAAACAACTCTACAGAAATCACAATGCATCTTTTCTCCAA aatgCCCCGAAAGATAAACTGTTGATATACAACTTTGGAGACGGTTGGGGACCAATCTGTGAATTCCTGGGAGAGAAAGTTCCAGACAAACCCTTTCCACATGCGAACAAAGAAGCCTCGCTTGTAAAAGACTGGATGCAAAGTAATCCAGTTATGAAGCGAATGATGCGAGAAACGATGTTTTCTCTCGGGGTTCTTACTCTCATTGGGGCGTACGGTGGGTACAAGGTTTACCAAAACCCAGCAAGTATAAGAGGTTGGATCAACGCAGCAATGACAAGGTTCAAGCTCTAA